TCAGGAACAATTTCATAAAGCGTAATAGTAGGTCCAATAGTTGCGCTAATGGATGATATACCAATTTTGTAATTGGCCAGTGTTTCCACAATTCTATTTTTATTTGCTTCTAGCTCACTTTTATCAATTTCTATTTTTCCAGAGCCATAGTCATTTAATAGATTTATGGCAGGTATTTTGTAGTTGGACAAATCCAATTTAGGATCGTAATCACCAAGTTCTTCAAGTTTCGTTTTTATATCTTTTTGACTCAATGTATCTTCTTCATTGACATGAACCTCTATGCCTAAATCATGATCTTCGGTTTCTTTATTTTCTGTTTTAGTAACAATTTCTTTTTCAGAAGGGCTAGGGGTTTCTAATATTGTTTCGGTAGGTATTTCTATAGTAGGCTCTTCAAAAGTGCTGATAGTAATTTCTTCAGAACTTAAATCATCAATACCGTTTTCTTCTTCAGGAATTTCGATATTTTCAGTTGTTTGATTTGATTTAAACTTTGGGTTAAAACGTATAATGATAAAAGTCAAAAGAGAAAGAAAAATGACAAAGCCACTTCCTACTTTACCGATTCGTAATGCTAGAAATTCATTCATTTCACTACCAAATACTCCTCCAAGAATAGAAGGGGAGCTGAAAAAGGCAAAAAATAGAGAAATCCAAACAATTGCCAGTAATCCTATTGAAAACCCTTTTTTAATAGAAAATAAAGTTTTATCAAATACAAGTGACAAACCCCAATTGAAAAATAGTAGGGGAATTAAAAATGAAGAAATACCAAAATAATGGTATAAAAATAGGTGTGATATTCTGTGACCAAACACGCCACCAAAATTTCTGATTTCATCTGTCAGTTTACCTATTTTATCTTGGTCAATATTGCCGTTAAATACATAAGAAACAAAAACGATGAATAGATATAGAGAGAAAAATAAGAATACAAAACCAATTATCTTTTTTGTTCTTTCATCTTCAATTTTTAGTTTTTGAGCTAAGCGTTTAAAGATATTTTCTTTTTTAGTTTTCTTTTTTTTCATTCAATGAAATTCTACCAATTTAAATTTTCTTTTTTGAGAAAGGAGCTAATTCCTTTTTTGCAATCGTCATTTTTTCTGGCTTTGGCATTTTCTTGGACAGCATACTCAAGACCATCATCTAACGACATATATTGCAGTTTTGATATAAGCTGTTTTGTATGCTCTAAAGATTGTTCAGAAGTATGCTCACACAATTTGCTTGCTAGTTTCAATACAGTGGTATTGAGTTTTGATTTTTCAACAGCTTGATTTATCAATCCTATACTTACGGCTTCTGTTGCACTAATGATTTTACCGCTTAGCAGTAGTTCTTTAGTTTTTCCCTCGCCAATTTTACGTAAAAGAAACACGCTGACAATAGCAGGTATAAAGCCAATTTTCACTTCAGAATAGCCGAATTTAGCATCTTCCGAGGCAATAGAGAAGTCACAAACACTAGCCAATCCGCAACCGCCGGCTATGGCATGACCTTGAATGTTGGCTATTACAACCTTCTTAAGAGTATAAATTTGCTTAAATAACTGCATTAAATTGTTAGAGTCGGCAACATTTTCTTCGTCCGAAAAAGATTGCAAAGATTGCAAGTATTTCAAATCAGCCCCAGCGCAAAACGCTTCGCCTTCAGCTTCCAAAACGATAACTTTACATTTTTCGTCGTTTTCGGCAGTATCAAAAGCCGATTTTAAACCTGTTATAAGCTGTGGATTGAGAGCATTTCTTTTTTCTGCCCTCATCAAAGTGATAAAGCCAATTCTATTTTCACAACGGTATGCTACAAATTTATCTTTCATTTTTTTTGAAATACTCTTCAAATATATTCAAATTTATGTGTGCAAATAATATCATCTTTAAGATTTTATTAAACCCTAAAGTATAGTTAAATTTGCCATTCATTGAAAAAAGATGATAGCACTTAATTTACATAACGAAACGAGTCAATTGGAGGTTGTTATTCTTGGTTTGCCCGATAGCTTTGGTGGTACGCCAAAAATTGAGGATTGCTATGACCCGAAGTCTAAAGAGCATGTTTTGAATGGCACTTTTCCTACTCAAGAAAATGTTATTAACGAAATGAATGCTGTCAAAACTATTTTTTTGAAGTACGGTGTCGAAGTTTTACGACCAAATAATATAGAAGGATTAAATCAAATTTTTTCAAGAGATATAGGATTTGTTATTGGCGACAGTTTCATTATTCCAAATATTATTGAAGATAGAAAACAAGAAATTTTAGCAATAGATACATTGCTAGAGAAAATTAGTTCCAACAAAATCATCTCTATGCCAGAAGGTGCTAGAGTTGAAGGTGGAGATGTGATGTTATGTGGCGACTATGTATTTATCGGTTATTCAAAGGAAGAAGATTTTAATAAATATCAAGTAGCAAGAACCAATAAGGCAGCTATTGACTTTTTACAATCGGCGTTTCCTAATAAAAAAGTAAGAGGCTTTGAGTTAAAAAAGTCAGACTCTAACCCTAAAGATAATGCCTTACACCTAGATTGTTGTTTCCAACCAATAGGAGAACAATCGGCTATAATGTATGCAGGTGGTTTTAAAAATACTTCAGATGTTGATTTTTTAGTTAATCACTTTGGCGAAGAAAATATCATTTTCATTACTCGAGAAGAAATGTATGAGATGAATTCTAATGTATTTTCTATATCTCCTAAAGTTATACTTTCAGAAAAAGGATTTGTAAGATTAAATAATGAATTAAAAAACAAAGGATTCACTGTAGAAGAAGTACCTTACGCCGAAATTGCTAAAATGGAAGGTTTGTTACGTTGCTCTACATTACCATTAAGAAGAAAATGAGTCAGATTACTAAACACATATTAATGATACAACCCGTTAGCTTTCGCTTTAACGAACAAACGGCTGTAAACAATTATTATCAAAAAGTATTGGACGGTCTATCACCTGAAGCTACACAACAGCAGGCCTTAGCGGAGTTCAACAGTTTTGTAGAGAAATTAAGGGCTAAGGGAGTCAATGTTATAGTTGTTGAGGATACTAAAGAACCAGATACCCCAGACTCTATTTTTCCGAACAATTGGGTGTCCTTTCACAATGATGGTGACGTAGGATTATATCCTATGTGTGCAGAAAATAGACGTACAGAGAGAAGAGAAGACATCTTTGATATTCTAGTTGATGATTATGGTTTTCATATTGAAGAAATTCATGACTTTACTGAATTTGAAGAATACGATAGGTATTTAGAAGGGACAGGAAGTATGATATTGGATAGAGAAAACAAGTACTGTTATGCCGCTATCTCAGAACGAACTGACGAACAAGCAGTCATTCAATTTTGTGATGTTTTCGGCTATAAACCCGTTTGTTTTACTGCAAATCAAGATGTAAACGGTGAACGTTTAGCTATCTACCACACCAATGTAATGATGTGTGTAGCCGATAATTTTGCTGTTATTTGCTTAGATACTATTGATGAATTGGAAGAACGCACTCATATTATTGAGATATTGGAAGAAACAAACAAAGAAATAATAGAAATTTCAGAAGATCAAAAACAACATTTTGCAGGAAATATGTTACAGCTAATGGGAGATAAGCCATATCTGGTGATGTCTGATTCAGCGTATAATAGTTTGACTCAAGAGCAGATTTCTCAGATAGAAAATCATTGTCCCATTATTCATAGTTCCTTAGATACCATAGAAGCATGTGGAGGTGGTAGTGCACGATGTATGATGGCCGAAATATTTTTACCTCAAGCCTAATGATAGATCAAGAATTACATAAAGCAGTAGAATTGGCTTTAAAAGAGCTATTTCAAGCAGAAGTACAATCTTTTCAATTTCAGAAAACTAGAAAAGAATTTGAAGGAGATATCACTTTAGTGGTTTTCCCTCTAACGAGGTTTTTCAAAAAAAGCCCTGAGCAAACAGGTGAAGTACTCGGACAATATCTAAAAGATAATGTTTCTCTCGTATCAGATTATAATACCGTTAAAGGATTTTTGAATCTAAGCATTGATAATTCCTATTGGTTATCGCAATTTCAAACGGCTTTTGATACGGATAATTTCGGTTGTATAGAGACTTCTGAGGATTCAGCAAATCACCTAGTTGAATTTTCTTCCCCTAACACCAATAAGCCTCTGCATTTGGGACACATCAGAAATATCCTTTTAGGAGCATCTGTTTCAGAAATATTAAAAGCGGCTGGTAAAAAGGTCAAGAAGGTACAAATCATCAATGATAGAGGTATTCATATCTGTAAATCTATGATTGCTTGGCTGGAGTTTGGTAATGGAGAAACACCACAGTCAACTCAGATGAAAGGCGACCATTTTGTAGGTAAGTATTATGTCATTTTTGACAAACACTACCGTACTGAACAAGCTCAATTGGTGGAAAGTGGCATGTCAAAAGAAGAGGCTGAAAAAGAAGCACCTCTCTTCAAAAAAGCTCAAGATTTGTTGCGTAGATGGGAGGCAAAAGATGCTGAAGTTATAGCACTTTGGGAAAAAATGAATAATTGGGTGTACGATGGTTTTTCATACACTTACGACAGAATGGGTGTTGACTTTGATAAAAACTATTACGAAAGTGACACTTATCTTCTTGGTAAAGCTGTCATTCAAGAAGGATTAGATAAAGGCACTTTTTTCAAGAAAGATGACGGTTCTGTATGGATTGATTTGACTGCCGATGGATTGGACGAGAAAATTCTATTACGTTCAGACGGAACAGCTGTCTATATGACTCAAGATATTGGTACTGCTATACAAAGGCATCAAGATTTTGATTTTTCTCACATGGCTTATACAGTAGGTAACGAACAGGATTATCATTTTAAAGTATTGTTTTTAATCTTGGATAAGTTAGGTTACGATTGGGCTAAAAACTGTTATCATTTATCCTACGGAATGGTAGATTTGCCTTCTGGAAAGATGAAGTCTAGAGAGGGCACAGTTGTTGATGCCGATGACTTGATGCAAGAAATGGTAGACTCTGCCAAAACCATAGCTCAAGATTTAGGTAAGCTAGACGGCATGGAAGAAAAGGAGTCTAATATCCTTTATGAAAATATTGGTATGGGAGCCTTAAAATATTTTATGCTTAAGGTTGACCCTAAGAAACGTATGTTATTCGATCCAGAAGAATCTATTGATTTCAACGGTAATACCGGACCATTTATTCAATATACCCATGCACGTATTCAAACCATGGTTAAGAAATATAACAAAGAGATTCAGTTTACTATAAATGGATTGGATTTACTAGAGAAAGAGCGTACACTTATAAAGCAGATTAATGATTTCCCAACGGTTATTCAGGAGGCAGCAAATTCATACAGTCCGGCTTTAGTGGCAAATTATATTTATGATTTAGTTAAAGAATTCAACGGTTTTTATCAGAATGTTCCTATTTTGATTGGCGAAGATAAAAACCAAGTAGCATTTAGAATTGCGCTTTGCCAAATGGTAGCAAGAGTAAGTAAAACAGGTATGAAATTATTAGGGGTAAATGTACCCGATAGAATGTAAAAGATATGTTTGAAAATTTATCAGAAAAATTAGAAAAAGCCTTTAAAGTCCTCAAAGGACAGGGTAGTATATCGGAGATTAATGTAGCGCAGACTATGAAAGAAATCCGTAAAGCCTTATTGGCTGCCGATGTGGATTTCAAAACAGCTAAGCAATTCACTGCTACAGTGAAAGAAAAAGCCATTGGTCAGCAAGTACTTACGGCTGTTGAGCCTGGTCAATTGCTTACCAAAATAATGCGTGACGAGTTAGCCGAATTAATGGGTAGTTCTAAATCAGATATCAACCTAGATGGTAGTCCGACCGTTATTTTGATAGCAGGACTGCAAGGTTCAGGTAAAACCACTTTTACTGGTAAGTTGGCACTGCATTTAAAAGACAAACACAATAAAAAACCTCTCTTAGTTGCCTGTGACGTTTATCGTCCTGCGGCTATTGATCAGTTAGGGGTATTGGGTGAGCAAGTAGGTACTGAGGTTTATAAAGAAACAGAAAATAAAAATCCAGTAGAAATTGCTCAAAATGCTATTAAGTACGCCAAGTCAAATAATCACAATGTAGTTATTGTGGATACGGCTGGTCGTTTGGCTATTGATAAGCAAATGATGAACGAGATAGCTTCTGTAAAGTCAGCAATTAATCCCAACGAAATATTATTTGTAGTAGATTCAATGACTGGTCAAGATGCAGTCAATACAGCTAAAGCCTTTAATGAGAAATTAAATTTTGATGGCGTTGTACTGACTAAGCTAGACGGTGATACTCGAGGTGGTGCTGCACTTACTATCCGTTCGGTAGTAGATAAGCCAATTAAGTTTATTGGTACGAGTGAAAAAATGGACGGTTTGGATGTGTTCCACCCTGATAGAATGGCTAGTCGTATTTTAGGCATGGGTGATGTTATTTCTTTGGTGGAAAGAGCACAGCAACAATTCGATGAAGATGAAGCCCGTAAGATGCAAAAGAAAATTGCCAAGAACCAATTCGGTTTTGACGACTTTCTCAAGCAAATACAGCAAATAAAGAAGATGGGTAATATGAAGGATTTGATGGGTATGATACCAGGAATGGGTAAAGCCTTGAAGGGTGTTGATATTGACGATGATGCTTTTAAAGGAATAGAGGCTATGATTAAGTCTATGACATTAGAAGAACGTAGCAATCCTAAAATTTTGAATGGTAGCCGAAGAAAGAGAATAGCTAATGGTAGTGGTACTTCTATTCAAGATGTCAATCAGCTTATTAAGCAGTTTGGACAAATGGGTAAAATGATGAAGATGATGCAGGGTGGTGGCGCCAAGCAAATGATGCAAATGATGAAGAATAAGGGCGGTATGCCTAGAATGTAATGCTTATGCAAATATTAGATGGTAAACAAACATCCTTAGATATTCAGCAAGAAATTGCTGAAGAGGTTAAGGTTTTGGTTGAAGAGGGTAAAAAGAAACCTCATTTAGCGGCTATTTTAGTTGGTAATAATGGGGCTAGCGAGACTTATGTAGGAGCAAAAGTTAAGGCTTGTGAAAGGGTAGGTTTTGACTCTACCTTGCTACGATTCGATGAAAGTATTACCGAAGAAGAATTAGTATTACAAGTACAAAAGATAAATGAAGATTCCAATATTGATGGATTAATCGTCCAACTGCCTTTACCATCTCACATCGATGAAATGACTATTACTGAAACCATATTACCATCTAAGGATGTCGATGGTTTTCATCCTCAAAACATCGGTAAGATGGCTTTGAACTTACCAACATTTTTACCAGCTACACCAGCAGGTATTGTCGAATTGATAAAGCGTTACGAAATACACACTGAAGGTAAGCACTGTGTTGTAGTTGGGCGTAGTCATATTGTTGGTTCACCGATGAGTATTCTTATGGCAAGAAACAGTTACCCTGGTAATTGTACAGTGACTTTGACTCATAGCCGCACGACCAATCTCAAAGAAATTTGCCTAACTGCCGATATTCTTATTGTCGCTTTAGGTCGTGCCGAATTCATTACTGCAGATATGGTCAAAGATGGTGCAACAGTGATAGATGTAGGTATTAGTAGAGTGAAATCTGATAAGACAAAAAGTGGTTGGAAGTTAAAAGGCGATGTTAATTTTGATGATGTAGCATCTAAAAGCGAATACATAACACCTGTTCCTGGTGGAGTAGGCCCTATGACTATTGCTATGCTCTTAAAAAACACATTGCAAGCTGTTAAAGGATTCAATTAATGAACAAAACTCAAGATACATTAGTTGCTCAGGGGCTTATGTTGCCTCTTATGGAGGCTTTTTACACCATTCAAGGCGAGGGTTTTCATACGGGCAAATCGGCTTTTTTTCTAAGGATAGGAGGGTGCGATGTGGGTTGCCATTGGTGTGATGTTAAAGAAAGTTGGGACGCTGAGTTACATCCACCAACATCTTTGGAGAATATGCTCGATCAGATCCTTATTCACCCTTCAAAAACGGTGGTAGTAACAGGTGGAGAACCTTTGATGTGGAATATGCAACCCCTTACTGATAGTCTTCATAATAAGGGAATAAGCGTACATATAGAAACTTCTGGTGCTTATCCACTAACGGGTGATTTCGATTGGATTTGTTTGTCACCTAAAAAGAATAATCCTCCCCAAGAAACAATAATTCCTAAAGCTCACGAGTTAAAGGTTATAATACACAATAGAGACGATTTCAAATGGGCGGAACAATTTGCTAGTAAATGCTCTTCTTCATGTAAGCTATACTTACAGCCCGAGTGGAGCAAAGCCCAAGAAATGATGCCTAAAATAGTAGATTACGTGATGAATAACCCCCAATGGAATATATCTTTACAGACGCATAAGTATATGAATATCCCATAATCTTAAACCCCCTTGAAATGAAAAACATCCTTATTCTTTTATTATTTCCCTTTATTCTGTTTTCGCAAAATACGCCCAAAGCAAAAAAAGCCTATGTAAAAGCGGTGGAGCTTTTTGAAGTCAGTAACGATAAAAAAGCCAAAGACCTTTTAATGTCTGCTATTCGACACGATAATAATTATTTGCCAACCTATTTGTTGTTGGGGCAGATAGAAGAAGAACAAGGAAATATACAA
This region of Flavobacteriales bacterium genomic DNA includes:
- a CDS encoding enoyl-CoA hydratase-related protein yields the protein MKDKFVAYRCENRIGFITLMRAEKRNALNPQLITGLKSAFDTAENDEKCKVIVLEAEGEAFCAGADLKYLQSLQSFSDEENVADSNNLMQLFKQIYTLKKVVIANIQGHAIAGGCGLASVCDFSIASEDAKFGYSEVKIGFIPAIVSVFLLRKIGEGKTKELLLSGKIISATEAVSIGLINQAVEKSKLNTTVLKLASKLCEHTSEQSLEHTKQLISKLQYMSLDDGLEYAVQENAKARKNDDCKKGISSFLKKENLNW
- a CDS encoding arginine deiminase family protein; the encoded protein is MIALNLHNETSQLEVVILGLPDSFGGTPKIEDCYDPKSKEHVLNGTFPTQENVINEMNAVKTIFLKYGVEVLRPNNIEGLNQIFSRDIGFVIGDSFIIPNIIEDRKQEILAIDTLLEKISSNKIISMPEGARVEGGDVMLCGDYVFIGYSKEEDFNKYQVARTNKAAIDFLQSAFPNKKVRGFELKKSDSNPKDNALHLDCCFQPIGEQSAIMYAGGFKNTSDVDFLVNHFGEENIIFITREEMYEMNSNVFSISPKVILSEKGFVRLNNELKNKGFTVEEVPYAEIAKMEGLLRCSTLPLRRK
- a CDS encoding arginine deiminase-related protein; translated protein: MSQITKHILMIQPVSFRFNEQTAVNNYYQKVLDGLSPEATQQQALAEFNSFVEKLRAKGVNVIVVEDTKEPDTPDSIFPNNWVSFHNDGDVGLYPMCAENRRTERREDIFDILVDDYGFHIEEIHDFTEFEEYDRYLEGTGSMILDRENKYCYAAISERTDEQAVIQFCDVFGYKPVCFTANQDVNGERLAIYHTNVMMCVADNFAVICLDTIDELEERTHIIEILEETNKEIIEISEDQKQHFAGNMLQLMGDKPYLVMSDSAYNSLTQEQISQIENHCPIIHSSLDTIEACGGGSARCMMAEIFLPQA
- the argS gene encoding arginine--tRNA ligase, whose product is MIDQELHKAVELALKELFQAEVQSFQFQKTRKEFEGDITLVVFPLTRFFKKSPEQTGEVLGQYLKDNVSLVSDYNTVKGFLNLSIDNSYWLSQFQTAFDTDNFGCIETSEDSANHLVEFSSPNTNKPLHLGHIRNILLGASVSEILKAAGKKVKKVQIINDRGIHICKSMIAWLEFGNGETPQSTQMKGDHFVGKYYVIFDKHYRTEQAQLVESGMSKEEAEKEAPLFKKAQDLLRRWEAKDAEVIALWEKMNNWVYDGFSYTYDRMGVDFDKNYYESDTYLLGKAVIQEGLDKGTFFKKDDGSVWIDLTADGLDEKILLRSDGTAVYMTQDIGTAIQRHQDFDFSHMAYTVGNEQDYHFKVLFLILDKLGYDWAKNCYHLSYGMVDLPSGKMKSREGTVVDADDLMQEMVDSAKTIAQDLGKLDGMEEKESNILYENIGMGALKYFMLKVDPKKRMLFDPEESIDFNGNTGPFIQYTHARIQTMVKKYNKEIQFTINGLDLLEKERTLIKQINDFPTVIQEAANSYSPALVANYIYDLVKEFNGFYQNVPILIGEDKNQVAFRIALCQMVARVSKTGMKLLGVNVPDRM
- the ffh gene encoding signal recognition particle protein, which produces MFENLSEKLEKAFKVLKGQGSISEINVAQTMKEIRKALLAADVDFKTAKQFTATVKEKAIGQQVLTAVEPGQLLTKIMRDELAELMGSSKSDINLDGSPTVILIAGLQGSGKTTFTGKLALHLKDKHNKKPLLVACDVYRPAAIDQLGVLGEQVGTEVYKETENKNPVEIAQNAIKYAKSNNHNVVIVDTAGRLAIDKQMMNEIASVKSAINPNEILFVVDSMTGQDAVNTAKAFNEKLNFDGVVLTKLDGDTRGGAALTIRSVVDKPIKFIGTSEKMDGLDVFHPDRMASRILGMGDVISLVERAQQQFDEDEARKMQKKIAKNQFGFDDFLKQIQQIKKMGNMKDLMGMIPGMGKALKGVDIDDDAFKGIEAMIKSMTLEERSNPKILNGSRRKRIANGSGTSIQDVNQLIKQFGQMGKMMKMMQGGGAKQMMQMMKNKGGMPRM
- a CDS encoding tetrahydrofolate dehydrogenase/cyclohydrolase catalytic domain-containing protein, translating into MQILDGKQTSLDIQQEIAEEVKVLVEEGKKKPHLAAILVGNNGASETYVGAKVKACERVGFDSTLLRFDESITEEELVLQVQKINEDSNIDGLIVQLPLPSHIDEMTITETILPSKDVDGFHPQNIGKMALNLPTFLPATPAGIVELIKRYEIHTEGKHCVVVGRSHIVGSPMSILMARNSYPGNCTVTLTHSRTTNLKEICLTADILIVALGRAEFITADMVKDGATVIDVGISRVKSDKTKSGWKLKGDVNFDDVASKSEYITPVPGGVGPMTIAMLLKNTLQAVKGFN
- a CDS encoding 7-carboxy-7-deazaguanine synthase QueE, with the translated sequence MNKTQDTLVAQGLMLPLMEAFYTIQGEGFHTGKSAFFLRIGGCDVGCHWCDVKESWDAELHPPTSLENMLDQILIHPSKTVVVTGGEPLMWNMQPLTDSLHNKGISVHIETSGAYPLTGDFDWICLSPKKNNPPQETIIPKAHELKVIIHNRDDFKWAEQFASKCSSSCKLYLQPEWSKAQEMMPKIVDYVMNNPQWNISLQTHKYMNIP